The Neoarius graeffei isolate fNeoGra1 chromosome 12, fNeoGra1.pri, whole genome shotgun sequence genome window below encodes:
- the LOC132894745 gene encoding zinc finger BED domain-containing protein 4-like — MPYEKTSKRHKDITHAITHFIAKGMLPIRTVETAEFKQLMNVIDPRYQLPGHKHFSQTAIPNMYTECRGMVERDLQAVSYFATTSDMWSSRTSEPYMSLTAHYIEQDWTLKSKCLQTAYFPKDHTERTGKNKKVERAVGVCKKAVAAFSFSWKKKRDLAAAQEELHLPQHKLVTESPTRWGSRQKMVERMLEQQEAIAQVLGADKKTRQLVPAWQEIEVLESVHGALNTLLEFTDSLSSENYVSVSYLKPMLQLFRTQILKPADDETQLTKELKMTVMSYLDEKYTDPITEELLDIATLVDPHFKVQYINPENIDAIKMRAVSEMLEDLSTSVRTEEAAPEQAEAGDAAVPPPLKKQKKSLGSFFKKSHSSPELNDRERVESELENYLMAADADSETDPLQWWKINERNFPRLSCLAKRYLCIPATSTPSERVFSTGGNIVTCHRAALKPETVDRLVFLACNL; from the exons ATGCCGTATGAGAAAACATCGAAGCGACACAAAGACATTACACATGCAATTACACACTTCATTGCAAAAGGCATGCTGCCAATACGCACAGTCGAAACGGCAGAATTCAAACAGCTAATGAATGTGATCGACCCTCGTTATCAACTCCCAGGACACAAGCACTTTTCGCAGACAGCAATCCCAAACATGTACACAGAGTGCAGAGGGATGGTTGAGAGGGACCTGCAAGCCGTGTCATACTTTGCCACCACATCGGACATGTGGTCAAGTCGAACGTCAGAACCATATATGAGCCTCACTGCTCACTACATTGAGCAAGACTGGACTTTAAAGAGCAAATGCCTCCAAACGGCATACTTTCCCAAGGACCATACTG agagAACCGGAAAGAACAAGAAAGTGGAGCGTGCTGTGGGTGTGTGTAAGAAAGCAGTGGCTGCCTTCAGCTTCTCTtggaagaagaagagagacctgGCTGCTGCTCAGGAAGAGCTTCACCTACCCCAGCACAAGTTAGTGACCGAGTCACCCACCAGGTGGGGCTCACGTCAGAAGATGGTTGAAAGAATGCTGGAGCAGCAGGAAGCCATCGCTCAGGTCTTAGGTGCAGACAAAAAGACAAGACAACTGGTTCCTGCATGGCAAGAAATAGAGGTCCTGGAATCTGTGCATGGGGCCCTGAATACACTACTGGAATTCACTGATTCACTCTCCAGTGAAAATTATGTGAGTGTGTCATACCTCAAGCCGATGCTGCAACTTTTCAGAACACAGATTCTGAAGCCAGCCGACGATGAAACACAGCTCACCAAAGAATTGAAGATGACAGTCATGTCATACCTGGATGAAAAGTATACTGATCCGATTACTGAGGAACTGCTTGATATTGCAACGTTGGTTGATCCGCATTTCAAGGTGCAATACATCAACCCAGAAAACATTGATGCCATCAAAATGAGAGCTGTGTCTGAGATGCTGGAGGACCTGTCCACTTCAGTCAGAACAGAGGAAGCAGCACCAGAACAAGCAGAGGCAGGAGATGCTGCAGTGCCTCCCCCCCTGAAGAAACAAAAAAAGTCATTGGGCAGCTTCTTTAAGAAATCGCACTCCAGCCCAGAACTcaatgacagagagagagttgAGAGCGAACTTGAAAACTACCTGATGGCAGCAGATGCAGACAGCGAAACGGACCCACTGCAGTGGTGGAAGATCAATGAAAGAAACTTCCCAAGACTTAGCTGCCTTGCAAAGCGCTATTTATGCATCCCTGCAACCAGCACACCCTCTGAGAGGGTATTTAGCACAGGGGGTAACATTGTGACCTGCCACAGGGCAGCTTTAAAACCTGAGACAGTGGATAGACTTGTCTTCCTCGCTTGTAACCTGTAA